The nucleotide window TCATCCCTAATTTATGCTATTTGAAATCACTAGGGACACCTACCAACTCATACAAATaaccatttcatgaatttaacataaaattttagcatttttacaaataagtccccaaatgacaatttcatcaaaaatccctttataaaacttgtttatttagcAATAagaactcataatcttccatcaaacataaaaaatcatGCAAAAGCattcatgaaaaaaccctaactctttaacagttttgcaaattaatccttgggctagctaggTTAAGCTACAAAGATCccagaaacataaaaatcattaaaaacgagacaaaataaCACTTACATGCAATGGACAATGCTAGTCAAATGTCCAAGCTCCTTCAATGGagttttctttcttattttcggtggaaaaaacaactaaagaagatgatagttttagtttatgttattttacttaacataattattaaattactaaattaaccttgctTATTAACCTTTAAATCACTTAATAAtgtgtccatctttgtccactaataataataatggtctaattaccatataaatccCCTTACATTTAAAATTCACATCTAATTAATACCTTTAACTACTAGAATTTCACTTTTGcaccttttatgatttagtctttttcactgaattaagcatgcaaatgtcaaaatttcttaacaaaattcttATACGGCCCTACTAATATaccgtagacattaaaataataataaaataatagtttactcatcaaatttgtagtctcaaaaccactgttccgatttcactaaaatcgggctgttacagacaACTTGCTAAAAATTTAACAAttgaaaaaaattgataaatGGGCTAGCTAAATCGAGCTTCCATGAtcataaaatctataaaaattacatGAAAAATAAATAGTTACCTTAAATAAATTGATGGTGGGATGTAATTTGTAAAAATGGAGTTATTCTCCTTTTGTTTCAAATGGTTGATGGTGGAGAAGATGAAGTTTCATCTTTCATCCACTAACTTGGCAATGTATACCTTGCTTAaggtttaattaattaactaatcatgtctaattaacttaattaagacaattatttataattataatattaactTAATGGAAATCATTATTATCCAGTAAGCCATGTTAAATAATGGTTAGAAAATCATTTTAGTCCTTTGAATAATTGCTATCTAGGTCCCCaagatattttttaattaaaactcATTAGCGattgaacttttacaatttagtctttaagatTTAATTAACTACTTTTTTGGCTAAATTACTTATCGATCTTTatttacaatatttttattttatatttacataATTAATTTATGGAAATAGGGTTCCAAAACCACATTTTCCAACACCATTGAAATTCAAGTTGTTATATGACAGCTCTACAAACAACGAACTCTCCCTTAAGCtcttcaatttcatttttcaaagTCATCACCATGACTTCGAGAGCATTATCCCTTTTAGTTAGTTTATCCTTAGTGGCAATGAGCCACTTGCATCTCCTCTACATTGGCATTGAGAGCAACTAACACATGTTCCTTGAGCTCATCTGTCCCTAAGTCCAACTCTACAATGTGACCCTCAACTATCTCAAGGCTTTCCTTCAAATCACCTATAAAATCCTCAAGTTTGACAACCCTGCCTTCTAATGCTGATAGCATATCTCTTGATCTACTCGCCTTCCTAGCTCTCCCACAGGTCTCTAGTGGGACATTCTGGTCCTTTGCTTCTCTCACCATCTCAAACTCAACAACTTAACAAGCCTTTGTCTAATAACAATTGGCACGAGGCTAGAACTTTAGTCTAGAAAACTGCACAGCTTTAGGTAGAAACTTTGCTTCAAATCTGCCTAACTCAACCTTAACTCTTGAAAAGTGAAAATCTTAAAGAAATTCTCTAAGGCACCAATGCTTCACAAAAGTAAGCAAGCGAAACAAGCAACACACGAAAAGAAAAAGGCACAAGAAAGTATGCATACCAAATGTTGGATAAATGCTCTCAATTAATACTAAGATTGAGTGATTACAACTCTGAGTGAATACAATTGAGGGGGAGGagctctatttatagttgagctatCCCGGATCCAACGGTGCAATttgaattacattaatatatgATATTATAGGCTATCTACAAGATGAGTCCTAAGGAATTTAAGCACTATGTAATCTTATATTTAGTATTACAATATTTACCCTAATAAATCTAAATTACTGGAGTGTTTTATTAGGCTATCAAATTTTAAATAGATAAACTTTTTACGGATCAAACTAATCCAAATAATTTAAATAagcctaatttaattaattgaaaatttttaaatggctGTGTGTGCTTTAAGCACAGGATTGGGTTTTTCAGGCCGCTGAACATGGATATGACATTTACTGTGATAGGGTCTCCCAATTTCGATTGTTGAATGGGTTTAAGGGGGGTTGCTGTTGATGACTTTTTGTGTggctttttcaattattttatttttatttttattttatggatTTGGAACAGCAAATCTGGTCCTAGGCCAACCTAATTAAAATGAGCTTTTAGATTGGAGAGCTTGTTTCGATAACAGTGGGAGACCCAATTTGCACGCCTAAATACATGTCTCTATTCATTGACTCAATCCTTTCTAACATTTTAAGAGCTtagcttctattttctttttcattttgtttAATAAAAAGTAATGAAGTTGATTGAAACTAGAGTTAATTCATTTATACAATTATTTTTGAAGATAATTTTAAAACTAATGCCATAATCTCTTTCTTATTCAACCCTAAATACCTATTGATCGGGTGTTATTTTTATCTTTgtgccaaaataataataataacaataataatctcTTTTCCTATCCAaatccaagaaaaaaaaaaaagatgttaaatcaacattagcatgtgaAGTTCTTCAATTATGATAACCTCCTCTCTGTATACATCTTTTCTGTTATGAATGTATGTGTGCTCAACCATTGTTGTTCTTTTATAACAGCCTTAGAAAACAAAGGGAAAAAGAATTGTGGGGGAAAATCATACTATGTACAGAAACTTCAAATCCATATGCACAACTGGCCACAGCTGCTACTGTGTGGCTGTCAGAAAGAAATATTTTCATATTCACCTGAAAACTCCGTCACCTCACCTTGACTGCCAATCCcataagaaaaacaaaaacagaCATGAATGAGATATAATTATTCAGATTAAAATTGACCTGAGACTAGTAATGTAAAAGAGTTTGACAACCTGCTGCTGCTGCTCCTCAAATCACGCCAGACATTTGCATATCTTGCCATTATAGCATATTGTTGATGTGACAACAGAAACTGAATAATTGGACACCTCACCACAATCCATCAAACAACTGAATTCATCTTCCCGGGTTCAAAGGTTTGTAGTTTCTTCGCCAACATGAGTATGTCCCCTGCTAATGCCATACCCGACACCATCAGCAAATGCACCTTATTCGAACATATCCAAAAGCACTAAATTTCAGGATAAATTCCATATTTTTCAGTAATATACAAAGCATTTGAAACACCCTATTTACCATGAATGcgaatacatattctagacataATGGTTATACAACCAGAAATGCACCTTAAATTCCTGGAAACTCTGAATAAAAAATCATGAACCTAGAAGAGTTTTGTTAGGGGAGTTTAATAAGCAGGCTTAGTTTTTCTATACCAAAGCACGAGGATATTTTGATTCCAAACCTTGCCTTCAAACTCACCAGCTTTATGACTAGGTTATAATTTATTACAGCCTTTTGTTGTGAAGCACCTATGCTTATATCCCACATTCTTTCAGATATAACAAATGGATAAATCAAGAAGTTCAATTGTTAAGGCATATGCCAAACCTATTAATATCACATAGATTGATCATAATCTGAGATAGTTTGGTGAAACTTTATTTCCCAACcaatttattattatatgtgGGTCCATAGGTCTATCAGGTAGGTTTTACACCTTGCCATAATGGACTGGCAGCACTTAGGCAAGCAACCAGAACAGACTAGTGTCACCAATTTAGTTTCCTGCAATTAACAGTTCAAATCCATTCTTATTTCCCTAATGAAACAATGCCAGTTTTGTATTCTCTTCTCTGAAAAGATAAGAACTTACAGCTAAGCTGGTCTCTTTTAAATGTTCCAATGACTCAGCAAGTTCCACTTGCTTTGATGCAGTTGCAAGCAATGCCTGCAAAAACTAAAACCAGTTTACTGACCAGAACATACAACGATACAAAAACTGGTTGCAATAAGCACTAATTGTAGAAAGAAGTCTtactttctttgttctctgtAAATCCTGTTCAATAGATTTAATACGACTTAATGATTCAAGAAGCATGTCTTCTTTTTCAGGAGGAATGTTTGTGGGTTTGTTACAAAGGTCAGTTACCAAGCTTTCTAAATTTTGTAGCCTCTGCCAACATGGATGGAGTGACTCCTCTTTTGCTTCTGTCAAGGTACCATTTCCTAGAGACCCTGAACCTGCCACCTCGTGATTAGACAGATTTCCTACTTGTGGATTTGAATCTTGTGCTTCAGAAAATCTTCCCAGTCCAGGGGCAAAGAAAAAGATACATGCCAACAATTTGAGTAAGAAGTAAACCACAAAATCTATTACTTGGTTAACGAACTTCTTTCTTGGATTTCTTGGAGTAACAATGCTAGTTACATCATCTGCCAACAGCACCAAATAATGTAAAAGCTTTATTATGAGAGAAAAATTAGCGTAGCCAATAGGAAGTTCTAGTGCTAAGAAAAAGAAGATACAGTTCATTTGCAATGAGTTAATGACTAGTCAGGTTCTTAAAAGAGTCTAAGAGTCAAAAAttgaagttttgattgtgaatggTTCAAACCCAGAATGGCAATAAAATCAGATAGATAACAACAGGCTTCCATATCTTAATCAAGCATGGCTGATTGAGCATAGTCCGTCCTAGAGATGGCAGTAAACACAAGGGCTACTAGTTTTGCTTTAATGCTGCCCTTATTGGACTATAAGATAGTTATTTTCTATGATGTAGGACCAACTACATCTGCTAGAAGAGTAAGAATCCCACTTCAAAATTTGATTGGGCATATAAGTTCAAGCCTAGCATGGCCAGAGAACAACACAGAACTACCAACTACCACAACATGCACCAATAATGAATAGACTGATCTGATTTAAAGTTAGTATAAAGACAAATATGATGTTCATTAAGTATCACTGAGTGATCACTCACTTGTTGAATTAGCTTCTTCAGTTATTGCAGCACTTTCTGGTTCAATAATGTCATGCATTGATATAGGAGCACTCATCTGTCCCTAACACAAGGattaatattgattaaataatGTTATTTTTCATCGTACCACAAGAGAAACAATTACAAAGTCTAATGACTAAAATCGTAGGAGGAATAAATTCATAACCTAAGTTAAAAGAGAAGCCAGAATGGTGGTGAAGCAGAGCCAATTACATTTAAAAACTTACTTTGTCAGAAAGTGACACTAACTGCATGAAATCTGATGTATGTGATCTCACATCGGAAGCATAAGATATTTCACTACTTGCAACCTGCCAAAGAACCAATTAAAATGGAACTAGATGCACAGCTAAATAACGATAAATTGCCAGTAGACAAGGGAGCTCGACCAACGAAAAAGGAAGTTGGAGAAACCTTAGTAGATAAAAGTTTGGCCTCCAAATTGTCATTATCAGAAGAACTTTCTGTTTTCCTCAAGTACAAGGCATCTCCTGAGTGCACCAACTGCAAATAAAAATACATGCGATGACTTTTAGTTCTGggcataaaataataattagggCTTTTGTCAGACATCAATTCGTGAACAGAGAGGAGTGCTGTTAAAGGCtaaaattataaattcatttTGCTTTTGCAAACAGACAAGGACCCCACCTTCATTATTTCTGAGTTATTCCAGGGTCCTTTGTCAGATCTAAGACACCCGCCATCATTAAGGCATGAGCATGTTCCACCAAGAAACTCCGGCAATTGGCTGCTTGGGAGATTTTCCACaagaaagtttagtaaaaaagcTCAAAAACAAACAGATAGTAAGACATTTCAGTAACAATACAGAAGCAATCACAACCTTGGATCAATACTCTCCaataatttattatgaaatttGTTCCCAAGAACCTGTGTGATTAAAGAATACTTGTTGATTAGTTGAAACCAACCCTCAAAAGTCAAAGAaagcatatatgtatatatataatattcttCATGATCACATGTTCCAAAATTCTTGTACATGAATCTTTGCTGTAGTCCTTGGATCAAGAAAGCTTTTTGCTGTGTTCCATAGTAGTTTGAATCCATTTCCAGCATTAACTATGAACATTTGATGTAAACTCTGTAGAGTGAATGCCAATATTAGCAACAGTTAAGGACATTATGCATGAATAATTCAGATAATATATATTCACTCAGCTTAATGAAACAATGAAGCCACCTCGGGATAGTTGTCTCCATCAATTTTCTGCATTCGCATTACAAGATCATGTGCAACCTTGCCAAAGCTCATCCAGTTCTGCATAAATAAGATAATACTGAGAAAAATTATATTGCATGAATTGAATATATTCTGTAATATATGAACACTGACCAACCCCTGCACATCTAATATTGTGGTTGTAGAATCTATATGCCTCTTGGCAGCAATAGAACAAGCAGGAAACTTCTCCACAAAAGCCTTCTCAAAGCCCTGCACATGATATTTCAAAAATCTGTCCACTGTAGTAACCTTCATCAGCTTGGTAGGGTCAATTTTACCAAGTCTTTCAATATAAACTGGGCGACCCTGTTTGTCTACACCATGGTAACCATGAGGGTAACAGCGCTGAACTGCGTCATATTCATCATACACAAAATCCTGTGTATGCATCAAAGCATCTGTTAAAACTATGAAAATTAAAACCATTCCAAAAGGAAAAGAATGACAGCAAAACACATCTTCCATTAAACAACAATAAAAACACAGTTGCTTATCTACACCGTTTATCATGAGTAGTATGGCAAATATCTGACTAAGCTAAGTTTATAGATAGTAAGAGGAGCACATTTTACCTGTAAAATAGTATCTACTCCATTCTCTTTCCTCCAGTTCAGCATATCTTCCCACATCTGGACAGTTTTATCGAGGTCAAATTTCCTTGCTTTCAGAAATCTGCAATGACATTGCATCTTCTTTTAAAATGAAAGAATATAGTTGAATGGAAGGATTCATTTTTCTTTTGCTGGAGGTAAGGGAAAAGAACCCCGCCCGGGGGGGCGGGGGGAGgacaaatattattttttatttggatTAGGTGGCATAAGTTTTTCAAAAATATAACTTAATATGAAGCTCAGCTTCTACTTGCATTTCTAATTGTTCGGAAAGTGTAACCCAGAGTAAAATCAAAGATTAAGTAGGGATGTCCACTGCTCAATCACTTCTAGGCAAAAGAAAACTCTGTATCTCCTGCCTCAGTACAGTTCCAGCAGAGGCATTTGCATTATGTTTTTCGAGATGCACAAAATTTCAAGTCAAAATCTTGTTCTGTTAGAATAAGAGGCTACAGTTCAAACCTTTGAGTTACGCATTAGAATTTTTTAAATCTTTCACCCTAGAGATATACTTGTCAAATTATTGAGGCTAAAGATACGATGATGAAAAGCGAAAGCTAGTATAATGCCCAAAACTCAATTAAGGAGGCAGTTACAGTTCATGAAATAACTAAACCATAGATGATTTGATCTAGTACACCATGCAAACATTTGAGTTAGACAGTAGAATATTTTTAAATAGTTCACTTTAGAGATAGACTTGTCTTAAGAATCAAGAAACATTTCTTATATTACTCTTCTAAGATTCCAATGAATTTATTTTCTGGAAACCTACACATCCTACACATGTCACTCTAAAATAAAGAATCCAAAAATTATCCTCTAGATTAGAGATTATTTACACATTTCTAAGAAAAGACgagcaaattttgaaaattataaaaacaaaCAGTAGATCTTCATTTCAGTAACAAGCATGAGGTAATTCTTCCTAAGTCAAATACTGAACTGTAAACAATTCAAAGCTTGAGATTTGTGGAAAGCTAAAACAGAACAGATTTGTGCCCATGGAATGGTCTCATTGTCTTATAGTTTAATATTAGCTAGCCACCACGCAAATAAATAGCATAACTTTGTCCAAAAACATGCAATATAAGTCAACCGGTTGGCTAAATTACCTTAACAAAGTGTGGTAATCATCATGACGTGAGGGAAGCTGATCTTTTGCAAGTAATGCCTCGCGAAAAGCTTGGACTGCCTTTTCCTCCTCCGCATCCCTTACATCCTCGATAGAAATTGCCGCAAATTTGCAATCAGCCACGCGTTTGCCACGCTTCCTTATACCATGTGTTAGCTTTGTTGAAGCAGTCATAGCTTTCTTCTTCAGAGATCTCCCTCGCGTCGGTCTTCTTTTCTCGTCCTCAGACGTCTCAAAATCCAAATTCCCTTCCTTTCTAAACCTCTCGGTTTCTTGAAATGCTATTAACTCCCCTGATATTTTGAAAATCAGATCCAAAAAGAAAAATCTGCGAAGCACAATTTTATTCTCGACTTCGATCAAAATTCAGTAAAAGTAGACAAAATTTAGCAGGCATTGTACTCTGTATCCGAAATCGTGATCAGACCTCACTCTGCAACCAAACGGACACAGAAAATCTCAGAAATAATGAGATGCTGTCACTTTTATATATTACCAAATCTTCCAGATCTCTGCGATTCTCTATTACAGCTCGTTGCTGTAGAAAACAAATACAAATTTATCAGAAATGGACAAAAGAAAAGATTGGATCGGCATAAGCACAAAAAATATAGCATCAGTCAACAGAAGGTTTTACAAAAAACGAAATGAAAATCGCGTTAGATCCAAAATGAAGATCAACCAAACacaattaaaagataaaaaaattaaaaaccttCAATGACATTATTAATGCATCAATACAGAGGAAACGTATCCAGATATaccttgaaaagaaaaaaaaaacgcaTTCATTCCACACAGaatagaagcatattgaaattcacATGAAAACGAATGGTTGAATTTTCGATTTCTCTCCTTATTtccttatatataaaaaaatgaataaatataatAATCAAAGGCAGAGCTAAGAAATGAGAAAAAAGCTATCACTTTAGGTTGCGAGGCGggcttttctctctctctctctctctccaaacggaaaaggaaaaaaaattctcACACTATTGTTTctagaattaaattttaaaaataaataaaagtgactaATATTGTTTTAATCTTTTGTTAGCTGAGGCGTGTCGTTATCAAAAagcgtttttattttatttatttacaaaaaagaaaaattcGCTTTCGGAGATCGAAATCAGAAAAACGTAGCGTGAAACCGCCGCTTCTGCTACTTAATACTTATCAACTGACGGTGGTTCCCATCAACGGTTAacgatttgtttttgttttattttttgctTTCTAAGGCCGGGGCGGGAGCGTGGGTTTCAACGTTTACCGCCGTTATATATAAAAATGGCAATATCGGAGACTATtaggtacggtggagtgtaggaTACCTATAAAGCTACAAGCCAATCACAAATtggttttttattttgtttatttactttttagtagaagaaatgtttggtaatgtacCACGTCAGATACCATTAAGGTTCGGCCACATGGAGAGTGGTTGGCAAGCGGGACTAAAGAAGCGACCCAAAGTGGAGAGGCCAACCTCGTGCGCTTACAATAAGAGTACCACAAAGTTAAGATTTCAGATCTCaaaaattcttcaattacaatataaatataattacataaattatatttaaaaaataattataaaattattaggatgataaaaataatttctaaaaaatAACAATCAACTAATCATATTTCTtgtgttaattttaaaaatagttgataatgtaattattaataaaaattaaaagaaaaataaatatcatatGTTATTTTATCTAATTGTTCTAGTGCATATTTGTTAAATTGTTctctttttaatatttaatatatgctCTTATCATCATCTCTTGGTCATTGATCAAGGTTATTATCATCTGAATTTGAACATGCATCAAGCTTACCAATATCTCATTCTTTCATGTACTATTTAAAGTATGAATCATTTCAATTTTacctataattcaagttattaaTAAATACATTTCGAAACcttaatatctcaaattaaaaaGTTTACAAGTTGTCTAGTGTGTTTGTGTTTCGTACCACTCTTTCAAATGGTATCTTACCACATAATATGGTGTAAGAAAActttttatatttacagatttggCATCGaccttataatatttgaattcatAATTCAAATATTCTATACctttaattataaaacttatataaacttaatttagAGAAAATTTATGTCAAGTTATATTCATTATTAtatgtaaattaaataaaaataatataaattttataataaataacctttacaaaaaaaaaattaaattattcaataacTTTCATAACACTTCTTATAAATAAGATAATTTTTGTCataaaagttatttttataaacaaattatgataaaaaattataatattttttatgaattaagcatattatttttataatatatagtatGAACATATAAATAAGTTATGTCCATATTTTTTgccatattttttataaataaataagttataatatttttataatatgcaaactatttttataataaactttttgctataattttatatttttagaatttaaataatatttttttgttataactttataaaatacagaaattatttttataatataatttttaagagctattatataaatttttttggCCACAATCATCTCAAACACAAATACATGTTCATGCTTATAATACAACTTTTAtaacttgtataaaaataattatttaaaatgggATTTAAGCATAACTACATGCATTATTACTCCAATTCTCACCCATCCCTAAAAATTGATAAATGTAATTTGAATGCTTCAATAACAACAAATTCGATGTGACACATCAATTACTATAGTTATCTAAACATGTCACTCATGTGAAATTACACACAAATTCACTTATTAGGTGGCTTTCAAATACTACCTAAAACTAGTTTTTTTTATTCGTGCGATGAACAGACGTATttacattataaattaaaattctttcaaattttgaatCTAGCAATAAGTTAATTATGATAAAGATTTATCAAATTTTGAatctaataataaattaattggtTACGATAAAAATATGTCAAAATTTGAATCTAATAATAAAACAATCAATGTATCTTTAATTACAATGATATAAAGTAATactcatatatacatatacaagtttattgtatttaaattaatagatatatttaattaattcatatttttatatataaaatatttacataatataatttaatgcatatataaaatatttatagacAAAATATTTTAGTACATTGTATTAACAAATTTTAGTCCATTGCATTACCTTGTTTCATTTCAAACAAATTTTTGTTTAgcgataataatatttttatcccTTCAACTCTACAAAAGTTATTTTAATCGTCGATTTAATTTTtgcttttttaatttttgaatttgttctttttttattaaatcttttaaaattaatggaaAAGTTAACGTTTGTTAACTTTATTGACGATAAATGTGAATTGTCACTTTGGATGACATATTAACatttacttaatttttaaaatttttaaaaatattaaaaattatatattttatactttttaaatgatttaaatgatttttaattttaaaaaatatatttttctaattttctttgaatatttaaaattttt belongs to Gossypium arboreum isolate Shixiya-1 chromosome 7, ASM2569848v2, whole genome shotgun sequence and includes:
- the LOC108457228 gene encoding phosphatidylinositol/phosphatidylcholine transfer protein SFH9-like isoform X4, with amino-acid sequence MTASTKLTHGIRKRGKRVADCKFAAISIEDVRDAEEEKAVQAFREALLAKDQLPSRHDDYHTLLRFLKARKFDLDKTVQMWEDMLNWRKENGVDTILQDFVYDEYDAVQRCYPHGYHGVDKQGRPVYIERLGKIDPTKLMKVTTVDRFLKYHVQGFEKAFVEKFPACSIAAKRHIDSTTTILDVQGLNWMSFGKVAHDLVMRMQKIDGDNYPESLHQMFIVNAGNGFKLLWNTAKSFLDPRTTAKIHVLGNKFHNKLLESIDPSQLPEFLGGTCSCLNDGGCLRSDKGPWNNSEIMKLVHSGDALYLRKTESSSDNDNLEAKLLSTKVASSEISYASDVRSHTSDFMQLVSLSDKGQMSAPISMHDIIEPESAAITEEANSTNDVTSIVTPRNPRKKFVNQVIDFVVYFLLKLLACIFFFAPGLGRFSEAQDSNPQVGNLSNHEVAGSGSLGNGTLTEAKEESLHPCWQRLQNLESLVTDLCNKPTNIPPEKEDMLLESLSRIKSIEQDLQRTKKALLATASKQVELAESLEHLKETSLAVHLLMVSGMALAGDILMLAKKLQTFEPGKMNSVV
- the LOC108457228 gene encoding phosphatidylinositol/phosphatidylcholine transfer protein SFH9-like isoform X2, encoding MTASTKLTHGIRKRGKRVADCKFAAISIEDVRDAEEEKAVQAFREALLAKDQLPSRHDDYHTLLRFLKARKFDLDKTVQMWEDMLNWRKENGVDTILQDFVYDEYDAVQRCYPHGYHGVDKQGRPVYIERLGKIDPTKLMKVTTVDRFLKYHVQGFEKAFVEKFPACSIAAKRHIDSTTTILDVQGLNWMSFGKVAHDLVMRMQKIDGDNYPESLHQMFIVNAGNGFKLLWNTAKSFLDPRTTAKIHVLGNKFHNKLLESIDPSQLPEFLGGTCSCLNDGGCLRSDKGPWNNSEIMKLVHSGDALYLRKTESSSDNDNLEAKLLSTKVASSEISYASDVRSHTSDFMQLVSLSDKGQMSAPISMHDIIEPESAAITEEANSTNDVTSIVTPRNPRKKFVNQVIDFVVYFLLKLLACIFFFAPGLGRFSEAQDSNPQVGNLSNHEVAGSGSLGNGTLTEAKEESLHPCWQRLQNLESLVTDLCNKPTNIPPEKEDMLLESLSRIKSIEQDLQRTKKFLQALLATASKQVELAESLEHLKETSLAVHLLMVSGMALAGDILMLAKKLQTFEPGKMNSVV
- the LOC108457228 gene encoding phosphatidylinositol/phosphatidylcholine transfer protein SFH9-like isoform X5 is translated as MTASTKLTHGIRKRGKRVADCKFAAISIEDVRDAEEEKAVQAFREALLAKDQLPSRHDDYHTLLRFLKARKFDLDKTVQMWEDMLNWRKENGVDTILQDFVYDEYDAVQRCYPHGYHGVDKQGRPVYIERLGKIDPTKLMKVTTVDRFLKYHVQGFEKAFVEKFPACSIAAKRHIDSTTTILDVQGLNWMSFGKVAHDLVMRMQKIDGDNYPESLHQMFIVNAGNGFKLLWNTAKSFLDPRTTAKIHVLGNKFHNKLLESIDPSQLPEFLGGTCSCLNDGGCLRSDKGPWNNSEIMKLVHSGDALYLRKTESSSDNDNLEAKLLSTKVASSEISYASDVRSHTSDFMQLVSLSDKGQMSAPISMHDIIEPESAAITEEANSTNDVTSIVTPRNPRKKFVNQVIDFVVYFLLKLLACIFFFAPGLGRFSEAQDSNPQVGNLSNHEVAGSGSLGNGTLTEAKEESLHPCWQRLQNLESLVTDLCNKPTNIPPEKEDMLLESLSRIKSIEQDLQRTKKFLQALLATASKQVELAESLEHLKETSLAGTYSCWRRNYKPLNPGR
- the LOC108457228 gene encoding phosphatidylinositol/phosphatidylcholine transfer protein SFH9-like isoform X6, whose amino-acid sequence is MTASTKLTHGIRKRGKRVADCKFAAISIEDVRDAEEEKAVQAFREALLAKDQLPSRHDDYHTLLRFLKARKFDLDKTVQMWEDMLNWRKENGVDTILQDFVYDEYDAVQRCYPHGYHGVDKQGRPVYIERLGKIDPTKLMKVTTVDRFLKYHVQGFEKAFVEKFPACSIAAKRHIDSTTTILDVQGLNWMSFGKVAHDLVMRMQKIDGDNYPESLHQMFIVNAGNGFKLLWNTAKSFLDPRTTAKIHVLGNKFHNKLLESIDPSQLPEFLGGTCSCLNDGGCLRSDKGPWNNSEIMKLVHSGDALYLRKTESSSDNDNLEAKLLSTKVASSEISYASDVRSHTSDFMQLVSLSDKGQMSAPISMHDIIEPESAAITEEANSTNDVTSIVTPRNPRKKFVNQVIDFVVYFLLKLLACIFFFAPGLGRFSEAQDSNPQVGNLSNHEVAGSGSLGNGTLTEAKEESLHPCWQRLQNLESLVTDLCNKPTNIPPEKEDMLLESLSRIKSIEQDLQRTKKALLATASKQVELAESLEHLKETSLAGTYSCWRRNYKPLNPGR
- the LOC108457228 gene encoding phosphatidylinositol/phosphatidylcholine transfer protein SFH9-like isoform X1, whose translation is MTASTKLTHGIRKRGKRVADCKFAAISIEDVRDAEEEKAVQAFREALLAKDQLPSRHDDYHTLLRFLKARKFDLDKTVQMWEDMLNWRKENGVDTILQDFVYDEYDAVQRCYPHGYHGVDKQGRPVYIERLGKIDPTKLMKVTTVDRFLKYHVQGFEKAFVEKFPACSIAAKRHIDSTTTILDVQGLNWMSFGKVAHDLVMRMQKIDGDNYPESLHQMFIVNAGNGFKLLWNTAKSFLDPRTTAKIHVLGNKFHNKLLESIDPSQLPEFLGGTCSCLNDGGCLRSDKGPWNNSEIMKLVHSGDALYLRKTESSSDNDNLEAKLLSTKVASSEISYASDVRSHTSDFMQLVSLSDKGQMSAPISMHDIIEPESAAITEEANSTNDVTSIVTPRNPRKKFVNQVIDFVVYFLLKLLACIFFFAPGLGRFSEAQDSNPQVGNLSNHEVAGSGSLGNGTLTEAKEESLHPCWQRLQNLESLVTDLCNKPTNIPPEKEDMLLESLSRIKSIEQDLQRTKKFLQALLATASKQVELAESLEHLKETSLAETKLVTLVCSGCLPKCCQSIMARGHTHVGEETTNL